Proteins from a single region of Platichthys flesus chromosome 16, fPlaFle2.1, whole genome shotgun sequence:
- the LOC133971072 gene encoding ice-structuring protein 4-like, which produces MERAIAATEATHDAAAATAAAATTAAEANALAVAAAAAATAAEDTAFAAADAAAVSAEANAAAEATAAAATTAAEANTAAEAAAAAATATAGKAIEFAAAATDTLNEIEIERGWKEIRRQQNEHHPYDGTFDLDGNFYRDSDSDDDDE; this is translated from the coding sequence ATGGAGAGAGCCATCGCCGCCACCGAAGCCACCCATGACGCCGCCGCAGCCactgccgccgccgccaccaccgCCGCTGAAGCCAACGCCCTCGCCGtagctgccgccgccgccgccaccgccgcTGAAGACACCGCCTTCGCCGCCGCTGACGCCGCCGCTGTCTCCGCCGAAGCCAACGCCGCCGCAGAagccaccgccgccgccgccaccaccgCTGCTGAAGCCAACACCGCCGCCGAagctgccgctgccgccgccaccgccaccGCCGGCAAAGCCATCGAAttcgccgccgccgccaccgaCACGCTAAATGAAATCGAGATCGAGAGGGGATGGAAAGAAATACGACGACAACAAAACGAACACCATCCCTACGATGGCACCTTCGACCTCGATGGCAACTTCTACCGTGATAGCGATAGCGACGACGACGATGAGTAA